A window of Variovorax paradoxus EPS genomic DNA:
CGCATGCACCTTGGGCCGATCGCCGTCGAGCGCGATGTCACCGTTGAAGGAAAGCACCTCGACCTGCTCCTGGACCGGAATCCGCTCGTACTCCTTCCGCTCCCAGTCGAAGTAGCCGAGCACCGCGCCACGCAGCGCGCCGATGGCGCTGAAGCGGCTGGCCGAGAGCGCGTTGTCCTCCGCGAATTTCTCCAGGAGGGAGACGACGTCGTCTCCCTTGTCGAAGACCAGCGCGATGGTGCGCTCGGGGCTGGTGTTGAGGATCTTGGATTTCATGGCGAGGGGTTCCTGTGAGGTTGGGCGGGGAGTGCGCGGCGTTCAGCGCGCGGGTTTCTGCTTGCAATCCCCGGCGGACGGCTCCTTGCAGTCGTCCCGCCGCGGCGGTGCCGAGGGCGCTTCAGGCGTCTCGCCGGCGCTGTTCGGTTCGGCGTCCTGCACATGTGCGGGTGGTGTCTTCACCAGGCCGGGGTCCTTTCCCGCAGGCGCGGGCTTGGTGAGGGCGGGATCGACCGCGGCGGGGGGCTTCACGATGAAGTCCGATTGGCCGCCTGGCCTTGCCGGCGCATCGGCTGGCGCGCGCTGCGGTCCTTGCGGCGATTGCGCCGCGGCGAGCCCGGCAACCAGTGCCAGCGCACCGGCCATCAAAGCGGCTTTGGCAGCCGACGCCATCGCTGTAACTGAAGCCCCTGCAGACATCGTTCGACTCCTTCGCTCTTGCATGCGGTCCACCGTTTCACCGGGAAGTCCCTGTACATGTAGGCGCTGTTCACCGGTGACCGCAGGGCGCATTCGCAGCCTCGGCGCCTGGGGCCGCGTTGCCATTCCCGGCGTCGAATGCCACGGCGTGACCTCCTACATCCACGGCTGGATTCAAGTCGGAAACTGCACGAATCAGGGGGAGCGACAGGCCGCGACAGGCCGCATTTGCGAACAGCGGCCGTCCAGGATGGCGACCGGCATGGGGAGTTTCGGCGCCTCCTCAACGCGGGCAAAATCGCAATCCGCCACCGAGCGGCTCCATGGCCGCTTCCGTCCATCTGTAGTGAGCACGATTTGCCCGATTCCACATCTTCCGCTGCGGATGAGCCCGTCCCCTCCGAGTCCACCCCTGCCGTCCCTTCCGACGCTTCCGCCGCTTCCATGTCGGACGCGGATGCGGCCCTTATCCCGAGCTCGCTGAATTTCCCGGTCATCGGCATCGGCGCATCGGCGGGCGGTCTCGAGGCACTGCTGCGTTTCTTCGAGCACCTTCCCGCGCGTGCCGGCATGGCCTTCGTGGTGATCCTTCACCTGTCGCCCAAGCACGAAAGCAGCGCCGCCGACATCCTGCAGCGCACGACGCGCATGAAGGTGTCGCAGGTGACCAGGCCCACGCCGATCGAAGTCGACCAGGTCTACGTGATCCCGCCCGGGGTCGAGCTGACGATGAACGACGGTTACCTGCGCGTCGCGCCGAGCGAGCGCGCAAAGGGCCAGCATGTGACGGTGGACGTCTTCTTCCGCACGCTGGCCGAAGCCCACCGCGAACGCGCGGTGTCGGTCGTGATGTCGGGCACCGGCAGCGACGGGGCGGTCGGGCTCACGCGCATCAAGGAGCGCGGCGGCATCGCGATCGCGCAGGCGCCGGCCGATGCGGCGCACACCGGCATGCCGCTGGCGGCCATCGCCACCGGCATGGTCGACATCGTGCTGCCGGCCGCGGACATCGGCCAGCGGCTGATCGATCTCTGGACCAACGCCCGCCAGATCCGGATGCCCGATGCCGAGAAGATCGGCGGGTTCGTCGCACCGCCCGAAACGCAGGCGGCTGCCCAGCAGGCGGAGCAGGCACTGCAGGAAATCATCGGCCTGCTGCGCACCCACACCCGGCACGACTTCAGGCACTACAAGCGGGCCACCGTGCTGCGCCGCATCGAACGCAGGCTGCAGGTGAACCGGCTGACGGACCTGCCGGCGTACCGGGATTTCCTGCGCGAGCATCCGCAGGAGGCCGTGCCGCTGCTGCAGGACATGCTCATCAGCGTGACCAACTTCTTTCGCGACCGCGACTCCTTCGAGGCGCTGGAGCGCGATGTGCTGCCGGAACTGGTGCAGCGCAAGCAGGCGGGCGACCCGCTGCGTGCCTGGGTCGCGGGCTGCGCCACCGGCGAGGAAGCCTATTCGCTGAGCATCCTGCTGCGCGAGCAGGCGGACCTGCACGCGCGGCCGCTGGAGATCCAGATCTTCGCCACCGACATCGACGACCGCGCCATCGCCACCGCGCGCAAGGCGGTCTATGCGCAAGGCATCGTGGAAGACATGTCGCCCTCGCGGCTGCGGCAGTTCTTCATGAAGGACCATGACCAGTACCGCGTATCGACCACGGTGCGCGAGCCGGTGCTGTTCGCATCGCACAACCTGCTGCGCGATCCGCCGTTCTCGCGGCTGGACCTGATCTGCTGCCGCAACCTGCTGATTTATCTGGACCGCGCCGCGCAGGCCCATGTGCTGGAGATGTTCCGCATCGCGCTCAAGCCGGGCGGCTACCTGTTCCTGGGCACCTCCGAATCGATCGATGCGGTCGGCAGCCTCTTCACGCCGGTCGACAAGAAGAACCGCATCTTCCGCGTCAATCCCGACCTGCCGCCCGGGCGCCACATGCCGCTGATCAGCGACATGCCACCCGCGCCGCAGGCCGGCACCTTCGTGCCGCCGCGCCGGACCTCCAAGCGCACCGGCTCCGAGCGTGCGAGCTTCGCGGAACTGCACCAGGCGGCGCTGGAGCAGTTCTCGCCGCCCAGCGTGCTGATCAACGCCGAGCACGAGGTGCTGCACCTGTCGAACGGTGTCGGGCGCTTCCTGGAACGCGCGAGCGGCGAGCCTTCGAACAACCTTTTGAACAACGTGCGCCCGGACATTCGCCTGGAGCTGCGTACGGCGCTCTTCAAGGCGAACCAGACGGCGCGCAGCGTGGAAACACGGCTGGTGCAGCGGCAGGAGAACGGGCACCAGGTCTTTCTGAACATCATCGTGAGGCCGCTGCAGCCCGCGGAGGGCGAGTCGCAGCAGCTCACGCTGGTCGTCTTCGACGAGGTCGAGGAAAGCATGCGCGCGAACGACGGCGAGCCGGTCGACGCGGCGCGCGAACTGCTGATCGGGCAGCTCGAGGAAGAGATACGCCAGCTCAAGCTGCACCTGCAGGACACCGTCGAGAGCGGGGAAACCTCCACCGAGGAACTCAAGGCCTCGAATGAGGAACTGCAGGCCATCAACGAGGAGCTGCGTTCGGCCAGCGAGGAACTGGAGACGAGCAAGGAGGAGCTCCAGTCGATGAACGAGGAGCTGGTGACGGTCAACTTCGAGCTGAAGGTCAAGGTCGAGGAGCGCGGCCATATCAACGACGACCTGCAGAACCTGATCGCGTCCTCGGAGATCGCCACAGTGTTCGTGGACCGCGGCATGCACGTCAAGCGCTATACCCCGCACGCGGGCAACCTGTTCAACCTGATTCCCTCGGACCTGGGGCGTTCGCTCTTCGACATCACGAGCCGGCTGGAATACCCCGAACTCGAGGAAGACACGGCCGCGGCCTTCAACGAGTTGCGCACCATCGAGCGCCATGTGCCGAGCACCGACGGCCGGCACTTTCTCGCGCGCATCCTTCCGTACCGCACGGCCGAGGACAAGATCGAGGGCGCGATCCTCAACTTCTTCGACATTTCCGAGCTGCGCTTTGCCCAGGACAAGGTGCGTGCCGGCGAGGAGCGCCTGCGACTGGTGGCGGCAACCACGCGCGACTTCGCGATCATCACCACCGACGAGGCCGGGCTCATCACCACCTGGAACGCCGGCGCGCAGCGCATCTTCGGCTACACGGAAGAAGAGATGCTGCGCCGCCCGATCGCGGTCATCTTCACCGCCGAAGACCAGGCGCACGGCGTACCGCAGCAGGAGATGCGCCGCGCGACCGAAACGGGCCGCGCCGCGGACGAGCGCTGGCATGAGCGCAAGGACGGCAGCCGCTTCTTCTGCAGCGGCGTCACCAGCTCGCTGGACCCCGCGAGCGGCGGCGGCTTTGCCAAGATCGCGCGGGACATGACCGGCACGAAGCAGCAGGAGCTGGCGCAGGAGCACCGGCTGTTCAAGGAGAAGCAGGCCAACCTCAGCGCGCAGATGGCCAACGAGCTGAAGGACAAGTTCCTGGCCGTGATGTCGCATGAGCTCAAGCAGCCGCTGAACCTCATCCAGATGAATGCCGAGCTGCTGATGCACCTGCCGGCGGCCGCGCAGATTCCGGCCGTGCAGCGCGTGGGCGAAACCATCAAGCGCGCCGTGGCGAGCCAGACGCGGATCATCAACGACCTGCTGGACCTGTCGCGCATCCGCACGGGCAAGCTGCGGCTGTCGCGTGTGACGGTCGACCTGGGCGAGCTGGTGCAGTCGGTGGCCCAGGCCGCCGTGGCCGATGCGCCGAAGAAGAAGCTGCTGCTGGAAACCCATTGCGACGAGGCGGTGCATTGCCACGGCGACCGGGTGCGCGTCGAGCAGATCGCCTGGAACCTGCTGAGCAACGCCGTCAAGTTCACGCCCGATGGCGGACGCATCAGCGTGCGCGTGGAAACCGAGGGCGACTTCGCCAGGCTCACCGTGGCCGACACCGGCTGCGGCATCGCCGCGGAGTTCTTGCCGCACGTGTTCGGCATGTTCAACCAGGCCGACGGCGACACGGCGCTGCCCAACGGCGGGCTGGGGATCGGCCTCGCGCTCGTGCAGGAACTCGCGCTGGCGCACGGCGGCCGCGCGGAGGTGAAGTCGGCGGGGCCGGGGGAGGGCGCGGAGTTCACCGTGTGGCTGCCGGGCAGCGGCGCGACCGACAGGCCGGCCAAGAATGTGCCGCACGCCGAAGTGAGCTTCGGCGGCTGGCGAATCCTCGCGGTGGACGACTATGTCGATGCGCTGGCGCCCTTTGCCGAGGTGCTGCGCCTGGAAGGGGCCGTCGTGGACGTCGCCGACAGCGCGCGCAAGGGCCTGGAACTGCTCGACGCCAACACCTACGACCTGCTGGTGTCCGACCTCGGCATGCCCGAGATGGACGGCTACCAGTTCATCGCGGAAGTGCGCAAGCGCCCGGCCACGCGCGCGCTGCACGCGATTGCCATGTCCGGCTTCGGGCGGCGGGCCGACGCGCGCCGCGCGCTGGAAGCCGGCTTCAATGCGCACCTGCCCAAGCCCGCCTCCATCGAGGAACTGAAGGCCGCCATCGCCAGGCTCTGAAGCCGCGGCGCGGACGGCTGCAGGACGCGCCGTCCGGGGTCAGAACCCGTAGTACTTGTTGATGCTGCGGGTGTACGGCTCGTCGTAGTCGGGAATGCTGGCGGTGGCATACCGTGGCGCGCCTTCGAGCGTCGCCTTGTCCAGCGGCACCACGTAGCCGTCCTGGGCGGTGTCGTACTTCAGCATGTTCCACGGGATCGGATAGCGGTCGGTGCCGATGCCGAGAAAGCCGCCGAACTCCAGCACCGCATAGCGCACCTGGCCCGACAGCTTGTCGATCATGAGGTCGTCGATGCTCCCGAGCTTGTCGCCCGCGGTGTTGTAGACCGTCGTGCCTTCGACGCGGTCCGATGAGATGACATTGGTCGTGCTTGCCATGGCCGTTTTCTCCATGCCGACGCGCCTGGGAAGCGCCGGCGCCAGTGATGCAAAGCCCAGGCGAGTGGTGTCTCTCGCGCGTGCGAGGCGGTTCATCGGCCATGCGCGATTCGCGCTGTAGGAATTGGGCTGAGGGCGCGCGCCGGCCCTGTCGATTTGATTGACGGCGGGCTCAGGCGATGTCCGACACGCGGCGCGTCGCAACGCGGTGATGTTGGCGCGACAAGGAGCACGAAATGACGACTACGAAATCAATCAAGGCCAGTGGCGGCACCCGCATTCGGGCTGTCCGTGCTTGCGCGGGGCTGGCGGGCCTGATGATGGTCGCGGGTGCCACATTCGCGCAGGGCTCGTCGACAGGCAATCCCAAGGGATCGGTCGCGCCCAGCACGCAGGGCAATTCGGCGCGTCATCCAGCCGAGCCGGCGCGCACCGTGGACACGGGGCGCTCCGAACCCCTGGATTCGAGCAAGGGGCCGCCCGAGGTGCGAGGCAATCGCACGCAGCGGCCCGGAGGCGGATCGGCCACGGGCGGGCTCACACGGCGCAATCCGCAGGACAACGCGACCTCGCCGGCGCCGCCGCCCAGCAACGCGAACTCCAGGCCCGGCAAGTAGGCTGCCTGGCTCGCCTAGGCCTGGGCGTCCGCCGGCGTCTTTTCGTCGACCGGCTCGCGCGGCAACTCGTAGAGAAAGAAGGGCGACGTATCGGGCCGGGTGCGCTGCAGCAAGGGCTTGGCCACGTTGTAGACCGGAACGCCGTTGATGGTGCGGCCCTCTAGCGTGCCGCGATGCGCGTGGCCATGGAACACGGCGTCCATCGGGTAGCGCAGCAGCGGGGCTTCCAGCCGGCTGCTTCCGAGGAAGGGAAAGATCTCCGCCGGTTCGCCCTCGACGGTGCCGGCGATGGGCGCGTAATGCAGGAGCGCGATGCGCCGCCGTGTGCGCAGCTTGGCCAGCGCCGATTCGAGCTTCATCGCCTCGTTCAGCGCCTCCTGCACGAACAGCTTGATCGCGGGCTCGCCCCATGCACCGAGCGTGCCGCGGCCGAACCCACCGCCGAAACCCTTCACGCCCGCGATGCCCACGCCTTCGATCTCGCACGCCGAGCCGTCGAGCACGCGCACGCCCGCATGGACCAGCGTGTCGGCCACTACCTCGGGCGTGCCCGATTCGTAGTCATGGTTGCCCAGTACCGCGACCACCGGGATGTGCACTGCGCCGAGCTCCTCGGCGAGGATGCGGGCTTCTTCCTCCGTGCCGTAGTCGGTGAGATCGCCGCACAGCAAGAGCGCATCGGCCGTTTCGTCGGCCTCGGCGAACAGGCTGCGCAGCGTGCCGGCGGAGTCCTTCTGGACATGGATGTCGCCGACGGCGGCAAAGCGGATGTGGGTCGAGGATTTCGGTGCAGGCATGGCGGCTCGCTTCTTCTTTCGTCTTTAGGTTCTGGAGGTTGAGCCCAGACTGGGCCGTGCCACGCGCCGCCGTCATCGGTCTCATCCCGCAGTCGCTGTAGGCGCCTGCCGACGCACGTTGAGGCGGTTGGCTTTGCCTCCGCGCCGCCGGGCCGCGCCACCTTTCACGCATGTCATCCACGACTGCGCTCGCCCCCTCCCTCGAAGAAGAAGTCGCGCCGCATGTGGCCGATTTCTACCGCCGAAGCCTGCGCGCCCTGCGCGACGCGGGCATTCCCTTTCTGGTGGGCGGCGCCTTCTCGCTGGCCTGCTACACGGGCATCCGCCGCGCCACCAAGGACCTTGACCTGTTCATCCTGCGCGAGGACTTCGAGCGCATTGCCGCGCTGATGCAGCAGCACGGCTGGCGCACCGAGATGACCTATCCGCACTGGCTCGCGAAGGTGTACGAGGGCGACGCGTTCATCGACCTCATCTTCAACTCGGGCAACGGGGTGACGCCGGTCGATGCGCGCTGGTTCCAAGGCAACTGCCGCTCCGAGGTGTTGGGCGTGCCGGTGCACGTGGCCAATGTGGAAGACAGCCTGCTGTCCAAGGCCTTCATCATGGAACGCGAGCGCTACGACGGCGGCGACATCGCCCACCTGCTGCTGGCTCGCGCCGAGCGGCTGGACTGGGCCAACCTGCTGGATCGCTTCGGTCCGCATTGGCGGGTGCTGCTGGCCCACCTGGTCCTGTTCGGCTACATCTACCCCGGCGAGCGCCACCGCATACCGGAATGGGTCATGACCCGCCTGAGCGGCCGCCTGGCCGATGAAGCGCACGGACCCGCTGCGCCTACGGACCGCAACGTGTGCGCCGGCACCTTGCTGTCTCGCGAGCAGTATCTCCACGATGTCCAGCAGGGCGGCTATGTGGATGGGCGCCTCACGCCTGCGAGCGGCATGACGGAGCGGGACGTGGCGAAGTGGACCCAGGACATCGAGGCGCCGCCTCCGGGGGTGGTGACCGGGAACGACCCGCCTGCGGAGCCACCGGGGGAAAGCGGCGCCAGCGAGCCGCGGAGCTGAGGGCGACCAAGCCAATACGTCCTCCTCCTCCACCAGATCCTCGCATTCCAGAAGCACCCGGCAGGCCGCAAGGCTCAAGCCACGGAGCCCTTGCGCAAAGCGATCTCGGACGGCGTTACCCCAAGCGACGCCACCATCGCGAGCAGCGTGTCGCCGAAGCCGCCCCGAGCGCGCGCATCGGTTCTCGCGCTGGTCGTGACGCGCGGGCCGGTGCTCCATGCGATGCGTGCGCCGGAAGCCTCCAGGGCGTCGACCAGGGCCGCGTCCTCGCTGCATGCCAGCGGCTCGAAACCGCCGACGCGGCAATACGCTTCGGTCGCCACGCCCAGGTTGGCGCCGTGCACATGGCGGTGCCCGTCCGCGTCGACATAGTGGTGCGCGAAATGCGATTGCAGCCTGCCGCCGTCGGGGCCGTGCGCGCTCCAGTCGGCCACGTCCACCACGCCGCACACCACCTCGGCGTTCTCGGCGAGTTGCTTCACCAGCCAGTCGGGCGAGACGATGGTGTCGGCATCGGTGAAAGCCAGCCACCGCGCACCCGCTCCGATGCAGAAATCGGCGCCTCTGGCGCGCGCGATGCCGACGTTGCGCGCATCGATCTCCAGCCGCGCCACGCCGTGATGCCGCATGGCGATCGCTTCGGTGGCGTCGCTGCAGCTGTCGAGCACGACCACCACGCCGACGTGTTCGCCCTCCAGCGCCGGATGGGCCGCCGCCCGCAGCACCGCGTCCAGCGCGGCGCCGATGCGCTCGCCTTCGTTGTGCGCGGGAATCACGACGCCGATCACCGGATGCCCTCGCGCTGCGCCACCGAGCGGCCATCGCGCGCCCAGACCTGGAGCACGAAGTCGTCTTCCTCGTGCAGGGCCAGGCGCGGCAGGCCCAGTGCGGCCAGTGCGCCGTGCACGTCCCGGGTGGAGAGACTGCGCTGCGCGAAATCGGGCCGCCAGTCGCAGGCCACCAGAACGCCGTCGGCCTCCAGCGTGTCTTCGCAACAGGCTGCCAGCCGGTGCATGTCGTCGTGGTCGAGGAAGTAGCCCATCTCGCTCAGCACGATGAGATCGAAGCGGCCGGCGTCGCGCGGCCAGTCCCGGGGCAACTGATGCTGTGCGACGCGCACATTGGCGAGTTTGCTGGTGCGCTTGCGTGCGATGTCCACGGCATGCAGGGAGAAATCGCTCGCCAGCAGATCGTCGCAGCGCTGCGCCAGCGCGAGCGTGAGTTCGCCGATGCCGCAGCCCGGTTCGTAGGCCCGCCGGTAGCGCGCCTGCGGCAAGGCGGCCAGCAGCAGTGCGCGCTTGCGCGCCTCGTACCAGCGATGGCGCAGCGCATACGGGTCTTCGCTGGCCGCATAGAGCGCTTCGAAATACCGTTGCTGGTCATGCTGCATGGCCGCGGCTCACAGGAAGATCACTTCGAAGGGGCGCGCCGCGCGCTGGACCGTGGTGGCGCGCAGCACTGGACCGGAGCCGGTGGAGGCATCGCGCCGCAACTGGCTGGTGAACGCGTTGACGGCCGCGCGCTTGCGCCGCACGGCGTCTTCGTTCAGCGGGAGCCGGAAGGCGTGCGACCAGGGCATGCGCATGTCGCCGGGCCGCGACCAGTGCCAGCCCCACACCGGCACTTCCGCCAGCCGCGCGCCGGTGCTTGCGGCCGCGAGTGCGCAGGCTTCGCCCGTCGCTTCGTGGTCGGGATGGCCGTCCTGCCGCCAGGTGGTGAACACCACGTCGCCGGGCCGCAGCAGCGACACGAGCCGGGCCGCCAGCACGGCGCGCAATGCCTTGATGCCGCCATCGGGCAGGCCCAGCCGGACGGGTTCGACGGCGAGGCCCAGGCACTGCAAGGCCTTGAGGCTCTCGCGGGGCCGGGTTCGCGCAAGCCGTTCGACCGGCCACTCCGTCGAGCCGCGATGGCTGGCGGTGCCATCGGTGACGGCGATCACTTCGACGTGCCGGCCGCAGTCGGCCAGTTGCGCGAGCAGGCCGCCGACCGAAAGCACTTCGTCGTCGGGATGCGGCGCGACAACGACGCAGCGCGCGTGCGCGGGCACCAGTTCCTTCGGCGCGATCGCGGGCAGTCGTGCAAGCCCGGGCCAGCGGCTCCACTCGGCTTCGGTGGTGCCATCTCCCCGGATGGCGCGGCGCGCTACAGCGTCCATGACGAGGGCTCCTCTTTGTCGTCGGCGGCGAATTGGCCGAGTGCGGCGAGGTCGCGCTCGGCATGGCTCTGGCGCAGGAACACGGGCAGGTCCGCCATCGCGCGGGCGAAGCGCGGGTCCCGGCACAGCGGGCCGGCGCCCACGGCGCGGCCGGCATGGTGCAAGACCTCGTTGGCGGCCTGCTCGACAGCCAGGCGCGCGCGCAGGGCGGTGCGCCGCGCGCTGTCTTGCGGATGCCGGTCGATCCAGTCGGCGGCTTCGCGCAATTGCGCGGCCGCCGCGGTCAGGGCCACGTCGATGGCACCGAGGTGCGCGAGGCGATGGGTATCCGGTGCCGGCCCGCGCAGCCGATGCACGGCCTGCGCAATGCCGAGCGCGCCACCGAACCAGCACGCCGCGATGCCCGCGCCGCCTTGCCAGAAACCGGGCCGGTTCACGTAGTCGCCGGGCCGGCCGACCGGCGTGGCAATGGCGCCATCGAAACGCACATCGACGCTGGCGCTCGCAGCCATGCCGACGGCGTGCCAGCCATCGCCGGTCACGCGTACGCCGGGCTGGTCCATCGCGACGGCCGCGAGGCACGGCTCGTTCGCCGCGTTCCAGCAGCTCACGACGGCGTGCGTCACCGTCGCCGCGCCGGAGCACCACGCCTTGGTGCCTGTCAGGCGGATTCGATCGTCGCCTTCTGCATGAAGCGCGAGGCGCGCGTCGGGTGGTTCCGCACACCACGTGCCCCAGAGCGAGCCTGCGGTCGCGAGAGGCGCGCGGTCGAGTTCGGCCAGGATGGCCAGCGCATCGGTGTGTCCTTCGAACAGCTTCGCCAGCGACAGGTCGTGCGCCGCCACGTCGGTCAGCACGCGCCAGCGCGCCAGGGTCTGGCCGCTGCCGGGCCGGGGAAGCACGTCGATGCCCGCATCGGCCAGGTGCTTCAGCGCCAACCCGCAACCGTGGCGCAGTTGCAGTTGCCTCAGCAGGACGTTGTCGGGTGCCGGTTCGAACATGGGCGGCGTGCTTGGTTTGTTTGAGATGAAAACAGAAAGCAAGAAAAGGAAACTTCGGCACAAGGTAGGCAAACCATGCAACGCAAATCGTCGGTGGGCGGCTTCCGGCCGTGTAGGACCGAACAGGGGAAGCCGCAAAAACATCGTCGCCGCCATCGCGAGGCACGACCGACGCCCGGGGTCGGTCTCTTCCCACACGCTGGGGCTCGTCGCGGGAAGAGAAAAGTGGTTTTCAACTTGCCAAGGAGCAGCAGCAATGGCGAACCCGAACACCCGCAATGCCGCGAGCGGCAGCGATGCCACCACCAACGGAAACGACGACGACACCAAACCTTCGGAACACAACAAGGCAGGCCATCAGGACCCCACCTCCCGCAACGAGCCGCGCCGCACGCCCCAGAGCCGCCACGACCGCGAGAGCCATGTCGGCGGCAGCAACCAGATCCAGTCCCGGCGCGGAGGCGGCTCGTGATGAAGCCGCACGATTTCTCGCGTTGCATCGCGCTCTGCAACGCCTGCGCGGCGGCGTGCAACCACTGCGCCGCGGCCTGCGTCGAGGAAGCGTCTAGCACCATGGCGCGCTGCATCGCGCTGGACCTGGACTGCGCGGCGATCTGCACGACTGCCGCGGGCGTCATGGCGCGCAACAGCGAGAACGCGGGCCTCGTCTGCAGCCTCTGCGCCGACATCTGCAAGCTCTGCGGCACCGAATGCGCCACCCACGACATGGACCACTGCCAGCGCTGCGCCGAAGCCTGCAGGCAGTGCGAAGCGGAATGCCGGCGCATGGTGGCGGCCTGAAGCCGGCCGAGATCGCGCTGCGCAAGCTCGGCGACGCGACCGATGCCTGTCGCGAGTGCCCGTTGGGCGAGCGCGCGACGCAATCGGTCTTCGGCGAAGGGCCCGTGCATGCGAGGCTGATGGTGGTCGGTGAGCAGCCGGGCGACAAGGAGGATTTGGCGGGCCGGCCTTTCGTGGGCCCGGCCGGGCGGCTGTTCGATCGCGCCGTGGCGGAACTCGGATGGTCGCGCGATCGGCTCTACGTGACCAACGCGGTGAAGCATTTCAAGTACGAGCTGCGCGGCAAGCGCCGCATCCACAAAACCCCCGCGCAGCGCGAAGCCGATGCCTGCCACCACTGGCTCGAAAGCGAAATCGCACTGGTGGAGCCCGTCGCGTTGCTCGCGCTGGGCGCCGTTGCGGCGCGCTCGCTGCTGGGACGCCACGTGGCCGTGATGAGCGAGCGCGGCCGCTGGCATGAAGACGCGGCGGGCCGGCGGGTTCTGGTGACGCTGCATCCATCGGCGCTGCTGCGCGGCGATCCCGAGCAGCGGGACGCGGCGTGGAAGGCGTGGCTCGATGACTTGTCGCAAGCATCGGCGATCTTCGAGAAGGCGCCGCCGCGAACGCGCAAGAGGGTCGCGCCGGCGCGCGCAAGGAAAGCCGTTGCCGAGACGGCTTGATCGCACGCATGGCTTGCATGCAGGCGTGCGCGAGATCAGGCGCTTGTCCAGAAGGCCTTGGCCGAACCGATGCCGGTCGTGTCGATTTCCGGA
This region includes:
- a CDS encoding PIG-L deacetylase family protein translates to MDAVARRAIRGDGTTEAEWSRWPGLARLPAIAPKELVPAHARCVVVAPHPDDEVLSVGGLLAQLADCGRHVEVIAVTDGTASHRGSTEWPVERLARTRPRESLKALQCLGLAVEPVRLGLPDGGIKALRAVLAARLVSLLRPGDVVFTTWRQDGHPDHEATGEACALAAASTGARLAEVPVWGWHWSRPGDMRMPWSHAFRLPLNEDAVRRKRAAVNAFTSQLRRDASTGSGPVLRATTVQRAARPFEVIFL
- a CDS encoding four-helix bundle copper-binding protein yields the protein MKPHDFSRCIALCNACAAACNHCAAACVEEASSTMARCIALDLDCAAICTTAAGVMARNSENAGLVCSLCADICKLCGTECATHDMDHCQRCAEACRQCEAECRRMVAA
- a CDS encoding UdgX family uracil-DNA binding protein (This protein belongs to the uracil DNA glycosylase superfamily, members of which act in excision repair of DNA. However, it belongs more specifically to UdgX branch, whose founding member was found to bind uracil in DNA (where it does not belong), without cleaving it, appears to promote DNA repair by a pathway involving RecA, rather than base excision.), coding for MPAHGGGLKPAEIALRKLGDATDACRECPLGERATQSVFGEGPVHARLMVVGEQPGDKEDLAGRPFVGPAGRLFDRAVAELGWSRDRLYVTNAVKHFKYELRGKRRIHKTPAQREADACHHWLESEIALVEPVALLALGAVAARSLLGRHVAVMSERGRWHEDAAGRRVLVTLHPSALLRGDPEQRDAAWKAWLDDLSQASAIFEKAPPRTRKRVAPARARKAVAETA
- a CDS encoding acyl-CoA dehydrogenase → MFEPAPDNVLLRQLQLRHGCGLALKHLADAGIDVLPRPGSGQTLARWRVLTDVAAHDLSLAKLFEGHTDALAILAELDRAPLATAGSLWGTWCAEPPDARLALHAEGDDRIRLTGTKAWCSGAATVTHAVVSCWNAANEPCLAAVAMDQPGVRVTGDGWHAVGMAASASVDVRFDGAIATPVGRPGDYVNRPGFWQGGAGIAACWFGGALGIAQAVHRLRGPAPDTHRLAHLGAIDVALTAAAAQLREAADWIDRHPQDSARRTALRARLAVEQAANEVLHHAGRAVGAGPLCRDPRFARAMADLPVFLRQSHAERDLAALGQFAADDKEEPSSWTL